A section of the Solitalea canadensis DSM 3403 genome encodes:
- the uvrB gene encoding excinuclease ABC subunit UvrB, with product MKFQLTSEYKPTGDQPEAIRQLVEGVNNGELFQTLLGVTGSGKTFTVANLIEQTQRPTLILSHNKTLAAQLYGEFKQFFPGNAVNYFVSYYDYYQPEAYMPTTNTYIEKDLKINEEIEKLRLRTTSALMSGRRDVIVVSSVSCIYGMGNPEDFANSVFRIGVGTRISRNAFLHRLVEILYSRTTADFRRGTFRVKGDTVDVYPAYADFAYRISFFGDDIEELSVIDPISAKTLERMDHLAIFPANLFVTPKEKMTKAIWSIQDELQMRLHQLTEDKRFLEAKRLEERVNYDLEMMRELGYCSGIENYSRFFDGRQPGMRPFCLLDYFPDDFLLVIDESHVTVPQIRAMYGGDRSRKISLVEYGFRLPAALDNRPLNFNEFESLTSQTVYVSATPGDYELEKTEGVVVEQVIRPTGLLDPIIEIRPVQNQVDDLLDEIDITVKKGDRVLVTTLTKRMSEELAKYMDKLGIKCRYIHSEVKTLERVEILRGLRLGEFDVLIGINLLREGLDLPEVSLVAILDADKEGFLRSDRALIQTIGRAARNQDGRVIMYADSITDSMDRTITETNRRREKQIQYNEENGIIPTTVRKEKAAIIEQTSVIDFKGGIQQAYVENETPTLAADPIVEYMTKPELQKSIDNTRKEMQKAAKEMDFLLAAKLRDEMFALETMMKEKFEV from the coding sequence ATGAAATTTCAACTTACTTCAGAATATAAACCCACAGGAGACCAGCCGGAAGCAATTCGTCAGCTTGTCGAAGGTGTAAACAACGGTGAATTGTTTCAAACGTTACTAGGAGTTACCGGTTCGGGAAAAACGTTTACGGTTGCCAATTTGATTGAGCAAACCCAACGTCCGACGCTTATTCTCAGCCACAATAAAACACTGGCAGCACAATTATATGGAGAATTTAAACAGTTCTTCCCGGGTAATGCTGTTAATTACTTTGTTTCTTATTACGATTATTACCAACCGGAGGCTTACATGCCTACCACAAATACCTATATTGAAAAAGACCTGAAGATTAATGAAGAGATTGAGAAATTACGTCTGAGAACTACGTCTGCTTTAATGTCCGGACGCAGAGATGTAATTGTCGTTTCTTCTGTTTCCTGTATTTATGGTATGGGAAATCCCGAAGATTTTGCGAATTCGGTTTTTCGAATAGGAGTAGGTACGCGCATCAGCAGGAATGCTTTCTTACATCGTTTGGTAGAAATTCTTTACTCACGTACTACTGCTGATTTCAGGCGGGGAACGTTCAGGGTAAAAGGAGATACTGTGGATGTTTATCCTGCCTATGCTGACTTTGCATATCGCATTTCTTTCTTTGGTGATGATATTGAAGAACTGAGTGTTATTGATCCTATTTCAGCAAAAACGCTGGAACGTATGGATCATTTGGCCATATTTCCGGCTAATCTTTTCGTTACGCCCAAGGAGAAAATGACCAAGGCTATTTGGTCGATTCAGGATGAACTTCAAATGCGTCTTCACCAGTTAACCGAAGATAAGCGCTTTTTGGAAGCTAAACGATTGGAAGAAAGGGTGAACTATGACCTGGAAATGATGCGTGAATTGGGCTATTGTTCGGGTATTGAGAACTACTCTCGTTTCTTTGATGGCAGACAACCGGGCATGCGTCCATTCTGTTTGCTGGACTATTTTCCGGATGACTTTTTATTGGTGATCGATGAAAGTCACGTTACCGTTCCACAAATAAGGGCTATGTACGGAGGCGACCGTTCACGTAAAATCTCATTGGTTGAGTACGGATTCCGTTTACCAGCAGCTTTGGATAATCGTCCGCTAAATTTCAATGAATTTGAAAGTTTAACCAGTCAAACAGTATACGTAAGTGCAACACCTGGAGATTATGAACTTGAAAAAACTGAAGGTGTAGTGGTTGAACAAGTTATTCGTCCGACTGGTTTATTAGATCCAATAATCGAAATAAGACCAGTTCAAAACCAGGTGGATGATCTATTAGATGAAATAGACATCACTGTTAAGAAAGGTGACCGTGTTTTGGTTACTACCCTTACCAAGCGAATGTCGGAAGAACTGGCTAAGTACATGGATAAACTGGGCATCAAGTGTCGTTACATCCATTCTGAGGTTAAAACATTGGAACGAGTAGAAATTTTACGAGGATTACGACTTGGTGAATTTGATGTATTAATTGGTATCAACTTACTTCGTGAAGGACTTGACTTACCAGAGGTTTCATTAGTGGCCATTTTAGATGCTGATAAAGAAGGTTTCTTAAGATCTGACCGCGCGTTGATACAAACCATTGGTCGTGCCGCCCGGAACCAAGATGGACGTGTGATTATGTATGCCGATTCAATTACCGATTCAATGGATCGCACCATAACAGAAACCAACCGTCGTCGCGAAAAGCAGATTCAATACAATGAAGAGAATGGCATCATTCCTACAACTGTTCGCAAAGAAAAAGCGGCTATCATTGAACAAACTTCGGTAATTGATTTTAAAGGAGGCATTCAACAAGCTTATGTGGAGAATGAAACACCAACCCTTGCTGCTGATCCGATAGTTGAATACATGACCAAGCCTGAACTTCAAAAATCAATCGATAATACACGTAAAGAAATGCAGAAAGCAGCTAAAGAAATGGATTTCTTGCTGGCTGCCAAGTTACGTGATGAAATGTTTGCTTTGGAAACGATGATGAAAGAAAAGTTTGAAGTATAA
- a CDS encoding menaquinone biosynthesis family protein yields MKLTLGFSPCPNDTFIFDALVNKKIDTEGLDFEVFFDDVETLNQKAFRGELDITKLSYHAFAYAADKYALLDAGSALGFGVGPLLISKTDVCEETMTDKDRIAACSGREPVTKLVQRVSSAVNERKIGIPGKYTTANFLLSLAFPEAKQKQELVFSEIEPQLLNDEIDLGLIIHENRFTYQQKGLKKVIDLGEYWEQLTGSPIPLGGICVKRALPLEIQQKVNRLIKESVEFACKNPKAPLEFVRAHAQEMDEEVMYKHITTYVNKFSIDLGIEGRKAIQTMFAIAAEKGIITKPQENLFVS; encoded by the coding sequence ATGAAACTAACATTAGGGTTTTCTCCGTGTCCAAACGATACTTTTATTTTCGATGCACTGGTAAATAAAAAGATCGATACAGAGGGGCTGGATTTTGAAGTGTTTTTTGATGATGTTGAAACGTTGAATCAAAAAGCATTCAGAGGTGAACTGGATATTACGAAATTAAGCTATCATGCTTTTGCCTACGCTGCCGACAAGTATGCGTTGCTTGATGCAGGTAGTGCGCTTGGGTTTGGAGTTGGGCCGTTGTTAATCTCAAAAACGGATGTTTGTGAAGAAACAATGACGGATAAAGATCGGATTGCTGCATGCAGTGGCCGCGAGCCGGTTACTAAACTCGTGCAACGTGTTTCTTCTGCAGTGAATGAACGTAAAATTGGTATTCCAGGTAAATATACAACAGCCAACTTTTTGTTAAGCCTGGCATTCCCTGAAGCGAAGCAAAAGCAGGAATTAGTTTTTTCGGAAATAGAGCCTCAATTGCTGAATGATGAAATTGATCTGGGATTAATTATACATGAAAACCGATTTACCTATCAACAAAAAGGGTTAAAGAAAGTAATTGACCTAGGTGAGTATTGGGAACAATTAACGGGTTCGCCGATTCCGTTAGGTGGTATTTGTGTAAAAAGAGCGCTCCCTTTAGAAATCCAACAAAAGGTAAATCGCTTGATCAAAGAGAGTGTTGAGTTTGCTTGTAAGAACCCTAAAGCACCGTTGGAATTTGTCCGCGCTCATGCGCAAGAAATGGATGAAGAGGTGATGTATAAACACATTACAACTTATGTAAACAAGTTTTCCATCGATTTAGGAATAGAAGGACGCAAAGCAATTCAAACAATGTTTGCTATTGCTGCCGAAAAAGGAATCATTACAAAACCACAAGAAAATCTTTTCGTTTCATGA
- a CDS encoding GNAT family N-acetyltransferase, whose product MLIKLKRCELRPWQSGDEQSLIKNANSKKVWDNVRDYFPHPYTLKDAEEWIVRNRDVDPAVNLAIVVDGQAAGGIGIVVKEDVSRINAEIGYWLGEDYWNRNIMTEAVSAMVDYSFDNFDVIRIYAEVFEKNYASRKVLQKAGFLEEAILRFSVIKNNEIMDSYVYSILRD is encoded by the coding sequence ATGCTGATTAAGTTAAAACGCTGCGAATTACGTCCCTGGCAATCGGGAGATGAGCAGTCTTTAATTAAGAATGCTAACAGTAAAAAAGTATGGGACAACGTTAGAGATTATTTCCCGCACCCGTACACGTTAAAGGATGCTGAAGAATGGATAGTTAGAAACCGTGATGTAGATCCTGCTGTTAACCTGGCAATTGTAGTTGATGGACAAGCTGCAGGTGGTATTGGTATTGTTGTCAAAGAAGACGTTTCAAGAATAAATGCAGAAATAGGATATTGGCTAGGTGAAGATTATTGGAACCGAAATATTATGACAGAAGCAGTTTCTGCCATGGTTGATTATTCGTTTGACAATTTTGATGTTATAAGAATTTATGCGGAAGTATTTGAAAAGAATTACGCATCAAGAAAAGTACTTCAAAAAGCCGGTTTTTTAGAAGAAGCCATATTGCGTTTCAGCGTGATAAAAAATAATGAAATAATGGATTCCTATGTATATTCTATTCTAAGGGATTAA
- a CDS encoding aldose epimerase family protein, whose translation MKITRELNGKTSDGQQLELVTLENDHKTIVKVTNLGGIITSMIFNSKNGEPVDIALGFDNSLDYLSPEYLKTDPHFGAVIGRYANRIKNAKFQIDGVEYQLAQTNGADCLHGGVEGFDKRVWEIVEIIESPELKVKMKYVSPDGEENFPGNLTVFLTIGLNNKDEISIAFDAETDKATAVNLTHHGYFNLNGGKGQIGDHLLTLNSSNYLEQDANYVTNGNLVNVKGTAHDFTSEKPINRDWDEKEGYDQSFVIDDKADGLKFAAKASSKETGIVFEVFTTDPVVHLYCGLYIPEIEGKYGINYGRYSAFCLETQIHPNAINVPSFPNTVLRPGEKMHSETVYKLSYAD comes from the coding sequence ATGAAAATTACACGCGAACTCAACGGAAAAACATCAGATGGTCAACAACTTGAATTAGTAACACTAGAGAACGACCATAAAACGATTGTAAAGGTTACAAATCTTGGTGGAATCATAACTTCAATGATTTTTAATTCAAAGAATGGTGAGCCTGTTGATATCGCTTTGGGTTTTGATAATTCATTAGATTATTTATCGCCTGAGTATTTAAAAACTGATCCTCATTTTGGTGCGGTAATTGGCCGTTATGCCAATCGAATAAAAAATGCAAAATTCCAGATCGATGGAGTTGAATATCAGCTGGCTCAAACAAACGGAGCAGATTGCCTGCATGGTGGTGTTGAAGGTTTCGATAAAAGGGTGTGGGAAATTGTAGAGATTATCGAATCTCCAGAACTAAAGGTTAAAATGAAATATGTGAGTCCGGATGGAGAAGAAAACTTTCCAGGAAATTTAACAGTTTTCTTAACTATCGGACTAAATAATAAAGATGAAATAAGCATTGCTTTTGATGCCGAAACAGACAAGGCTACTGCTGTAAACTTGACGCATCATGGCTACTTTAACCTGAATGGAGGAAAAGGGCAAATAGGAGACCATCTGCTGACCTTGAATTCCTCTAATTACCTAGAGCAGGATGCTAATTATGTTACAAATGGTAACCTGGTAAATGTAAAAGGAACTGCTCATGATTTCACCAGTGAAAAACCAATTAACCGAGATTGGGATGAAAAAGAAGGTTACGATCAATCATTTGTGATTGATGATAAAGCTGACGGGTTAAAATTTGCTGCAAAAGCCAGCTCGAAAGAAACCGGAATCGTATTTGAAGTATTTACTACTGATCCGGTAGTGCATCTTTATTGCGGTTTGTACATTCCGGAAATTGAAGGAAAATATGGAATTAATTATGGCCGTTATTCTGCATTTTGTCTCGAAACACAGATTCACCCAAATGCAATTAATGTTCCTTCATTCCCAAATACCGTTTTGCGTCCTGGAGAGAAAATGCACAGTGAAACAGTTTACAAATTAAGTTATGCTGATTAA
- a CDS encoding carboxymuconolactone decarboxylase family protein, translating into MGKLINEFNDYRTRMNERVMETANTNIKRFYALDTTSYAEGALDVKTKELLGLVASMVLRCDDCIKYHLGKCKEAGVNHEEMNETFMIAMLVGGSIVIPHYRRAVEYWDELNEE; encoded by the coding sequence ATGGGAAAGTTAATAAACGAATTCAATGATTACCGCACACGCATGAATGAGCGTGTGATGGAAACTGCCAATACTAACATAAAGCGTTTTTATGCACTTGATACTACCTCTTACGCGGAAGGGGCTTTAGATGTTAAAACCAAGGAATTATTGGGTTTAGTTGCATCAATGGTTTTACGTTGTGATGATTGTATTAAATATCATCTAGGCAAATGCAAAGAGGCAGGTGTCAATCATGAAGAAATGAATGAAACCTTTATGATTGCCATGCTGGTGGGAGGCTCCATTGTTATTCCGCATTACCGCAGAGCTGTTGAATATTGGGATGAATTAAACGAAGAATAG
- the upp gene encoding uracil phosphoribosyltransferase: MITIFSKTNSIANHFLAELRHIDIQSDRMRFRKNLERLGEIFAYEISKKMTYTSEEIVTPLGVATVPLLKEQPVLATILRAGLPMHQGFMNYFDRADSAYIAAYRKNKKNSEFEIKVEYFSTPDMANRIVIVSDPMLATGKSMVIVCKELMARFDIKELHLVSIIASIEGIEHVRAHLPKANLWLGAVDEELTSKAYIVPGLGDAGDLCFGEKL; this comes from the coding sequence ATGATTACTATATTCAGTAAAACTAACTCAATAGCCAACCATTTTTTAGCGGAGCTGCGTCATATTGATATTCAGAGTGACCGCATGCGTTTTCGAAAAAATCTGGAGCGTTTAGGTGAGATCTTCGCTTATGAGATAAGCAAAAAGATGACTTACACCAGTGAAGAAATAGTGACACCACTCGGAGTAGCTACAGTTCCCTTACTAAAAGAACAGCCGGTTCTTGCTACTATTTTAAGAGCTGGATTGCCCATGCATCAGGGTTTTATGAATTATTTTGATAGAGCAGACTCTGCTTATATTGCTGCATACAGGAAAAATAAGAAAAACAGTGAGTTTGAGATAAAAGTAGAGTATTTCTCCACACCTGATATGGCCAATCGCATAGTAATTGTATCGGACCCTATGTTGGCTACCGGTAAATCAATGGTGATTGTTTGTAAGGAGCTAATGGCTCGCTTTGATATAAAAGAACTACACTTGGTAAGCATTATTGCCAGTATCGAAGGAATTGAACATGTGCGCGCTCATTTGCCAAAGGCCAATCTATGGTTGGGTGCTGTAGACGAAGAACTAACTTCTAAAGCGTACATCGTACCTGGTTTAGGCGACGCCGGTGATCTTTGCTTTGGCGAGAAACTTTAA
- a CDS encoding peptidoglycan DD-metalloendopeptidase family protein → MIADIQTLKTILLNTKKASVVDFDPTSEKLFQVSFQKINGELTLDVIADIHKFSDWVDAKRINSGSKFGIGGYDEYREIYGVSSHFDTGEEPRRLHLGIDIWGPAGTVIYAPIDGVVHSFKNNDNFGDYGPTIILKHQVEGFEFYSLYGHLSLESLAGLAEGMHINAGQKIASLGDYTVNGGWPPHLHFQLIINMEGYYGDYPGVCKLSERDKYLANCPDPAWLLAF, encoded by the coding sequence ATGATTGCTGATATACAAACATTAAAAACAATTCTGTTAAATACCAAGAAAGCATCTGTTGTTGATTTCGATCCCACTTCTGAAAAGCTATTTCAAGTTAGTTTTCAAAAGATAAATGGCGAGTTGACTTTAGATGTTATTGCTGATATTCACAAATTCTCCGATTGGGTGGATGCAAAACGCATAAACTCCGGTTCGAAGTTTGGTATTGGTGGTTATGACGAGTACAGAGAGATTTATGGCGTTAGCAGTCACTTTGACACGGGCGAAGAACCACGAAGATTACACTTAGGTATTGATATTTGGGGACCTGCCGGAACTGTGATCTATGCTCCTATTGACGGTGTTGTTCATAGCTTCAAAAATAATGACAATTTTGGTGATTATGGTCCGACAATTATTCTTAAGCATCAGGTTGAAGGTTTTGAATTTTATTCATTATACGGACACCTTTCCCTTGAAAGTCTTGCTGGATTAGCAGAAGGAATGCACATAAACGCTGGGCAGAAAATAGCCAGTTTAGGTGATTACACGGTTAATGGCGGCTGGCCTCCGCATCTTCATTTTCAATTAATTATTAATATGGAAGGTTATTATGGCGATTATCCCGGTGTATGCAAACTGTCCGAAAGAGATAAATACCTTGCGAATTGTCCTGATCCGGCCTGGCTTCTGGCATTTTAG
- a CDS encoding Rossmann-fold NAD(P)-binding domain-containing protein, giving the protein MIVLVGGAGQPGDNLVTALNAANFNDLVIVFDHKNDKGASSLNGKRFTKKIRYKELTRFLDVNQLHVQFVIVTSTDGFQQAEPIWNTCIQWGLPLIVASTEKTAFDDLADKSELKPYYWSIIKYNEKDITELPRAILERMHDRKQPGVYELAGV; this is encoded by the coding sequence ATGATAGTATTGGTCGGAGGGGCAGGACAGCCTGGAGACAATCTGGTAACTGCATTAAATGCTGCAAATTTCAATGATTTGGTAATAGTGTTTGATCATAAAAATGATAAAGGTGCATCATCCCTTAATGGAAAACGCTTTACAAAGAAAATTAGGTACAAAGAGTTAACACGTTTTCTGGATGTTAATCAATTGCATGTACAGTTTGTTATCGTAACAAGCACTGATGGTTTTCAACAAGCAGAACCTATATGGAATACCTGCATTCAATGGGGCTTACCATTAATTGTTGCATCGACAGAGAAAACTGCATTTGATGATTTGGCTGATAAGAGTGAATTGAAGCCCTATTATTGGTCGATAATAAAATATAACGAGAAGGATATCACTGAACTTCCACGAGCAATTTTGGAGCGAATGCACGATCGAAAGCAGCCTGGAGTTTATGAATTAGCAGGAGTGTAA
- the trmB gene encoding tRNA (guanosine(46)-N7)-methyltransferase TrmB, whose translation MGKNKLRQFAELDTFHNVFQKDGSLKGKWSTEFFKNDHPIVLELACGKGEYTVNLSKKFPEKNFIGIDLKGNRLWTGAKMAIEEQINNVAFLRIQIEHLQSYFEHNEVDEIWITFPDPQPQVSREKKRLTSMRFLEVYRPILKENAIIHLKTDNDQLYEYTLEVIADNKLDLLANTNDVYNSALLDDVLQIKTYYERKYLSQGKNINYVRFRL comes from the coding sequence GTGGGAAAGAATAAATTACGTCAATTCGCAGAGTTAGATACGTTTCATAACGTGTTTCAAAAAGATGGCTCCCTAAAAGGTAAATGGAGCACCGAATTTTTCAAAAACGATCATCCAATTGTACTTGAACTCGCCTGCGGTAAAGGCGAATATACCGTAAATCTGTCTAAAAAATTTCCGGAGAAGAACTTTATTGGTATCGATCTTAAGGGGAACCGACTATGGACGGGTGCTAAAATGGCTATAGAAGAGCAAATTAACAATGTTGCATTTCTCCGTATTCAGATCGAACATTTGCAATCCTATTTTGAACATAATGAAGTAGATGAAATTTGGATAACCTTTCCTGATCCTCAGCCCCAGGTAAGTCGTGAAAAGAAAAGATTGACTTCGATGCGTTTCCTGGAAGTTTATCGACCAATATTAAAGGAGAATGCCATTATTCACTTAAAAACCGATAACGATCAGTTATATGAATACACGTTAGAAGTTATTGCTGATAATAAATTGGACCTATTGGCAAACACAAATGATGTATATAATTCAGCATTATTGGATGATGTACTTCAGATAAAAACATATTACGAACGCAAGTACCTGTCACAAGGAAAAAATATCAATTATGTAAGATTTAGGCTTTAA
- the mqnB gene encoding futalosine hydrolase, with protein MKILVVAATEAEIRPFLDTNPACDVLITGVGMVATTYQLTRKLSAEKYDLVINVGIAGSFDGSIELGSVVEVISDGFPELGAEDGENFIDLFSMGFVSPDDAPFKNKRLENSFLMEELPKVGGITVNKVHGNEVSIAKALKLFPAEVESMEGAAFFYVCLSEGVKCVQLRSISNYVERRNRESWNIPLAIKNLNAELKRLTDRYIQIK; from the coding sequence ATGAAAATATTAGTAGTTGCCGCCACCGAGGCTGAGATCCGACCCTTCCTTGATACTAATCCCGCTTGTGATGTATTGATTACCGGAGTGGGTATGGTCGCTACTACTTATCAGCTTACCCGTAAACTATCCGCTGAAAAGTATGACTTGGTGATAAATGTAGGTATTGCCGGAAGCTTTGATGGCTCTATTGAGTTGGGAAGCGTGGTTGAGGTGATTTCAGATGGTTTTCCTGAATTAGGAGCCGAAGATGGAGAAAACTTTATCGACTTGTTTAGCATGGGCTTTGTAAGTCCAGATGATGCTCCATTCAAAAACAAAAGACTTGAAAATTCCTTTCTTATGGAGGAACTGCCAAAAGTAGGAGGCATAACCGTTAATAAGGTACATGGAAATGAGGTGAGTATTGCTAAAGCGTTGAAGCTGTTTCCGGCTGAAGTAGAATCCATGGAAGGAGCCGCCTTTTTTTATGTGTGTTTAAGCGAAGGAGTTAAATGTGTACAACTGAGAAGTATTTCTAATTATGTTGAACGCAGAAATCGGGAATCTTGGAACATTCCGCTTGCTATAAAAAATTTAAATGCAGAATTAAAACGATTGACAGATCGTTACATACAGATAAAATAA
- a CDS encoding metal-dependent hydrolase codes for MKFTYYGHSCFSIETGGKTLLFDPFITGNELAKHIDVSKIKADYILISHAHSDHTADVEFIAKNTGAKIISNFEIVSYYEAKGFHGHPMNFGGKWNFDFGVVKYVQALHSSSFGDGTYGGEPGGFIITSNGKTVYYAGDTALFSDMQLFGRLHAINWAILPVGDNFTMDAQQAAVASSMLNCDKVIGVHYDTFGFIKIDHEASKQLFAVEGKELHLVPIGNSLNLE; via the coding sequence ATGAAATTTACATATTATGGACACTCTTGTTTTTCCATTGAAACAGGTGGCAAAACCTTATTATTTGATCCTTTTATTACAGGGAATGAGTTGGCTAAACATATCGATGTAAGTAAAATTAAGGCTGATTATATCCTTATCTCACATGCCCACTCGGACCATACGGCTGATGTTGAATTTATAGCTAAAAATACAGGCGCCAAAATTATATCCAATTTTGAAATCGTAAGTTATTATGAAGCAAAAGGCTTTCACGGTCATCCAATGAATTTTGGAGGAAAATGGAACTTTGATTTCGGAGTGGTGAAATATGTACAGGCCTTGCATAGCAGCAGTTTCGGCGATGGAACATATGGCGGCGAGCCGGGAGGTTTCATCATTACTTCCAATGGCAAAACCGTTTATTACGCTGGCGACACTGCACTATTCTCAGACATGCAACTGTTTGGTCGTTTACATGCCATTAACTGGGCTATTTTACCTGTTGGAGATAATTTCACCATGGACGCACAACAAGCTGCAGTGGCATCATCAATGCTTAATTGTGACAAAGTGATTGGGGTACATTATGATACCTTCGGATTCATTAAAATTGACCACGAGGCCTCGAAACAATTGTTTGCTGTAGAAGGAAAAGAGTTACATCTTGTTCCGATTGGCAATAGCCTGAACCTTGAATAA
- a CDS encoding MGMT family protein: MDNQNFFQQVYEVVRLVPPGRVTSYGAIAKFLGAPGASRQVGWAMNGAGSLKPPVPAHRVVNRNGELSGKHFFTPPSLMEDLLNQEGITVVNDKIQNFKTHYWDPEVELL; this comes from the coding sequence ATGGATAATCAAAATTTTTTCCAACAGGTGTATGAAGTTGTTCGTTTAGTTCCTCCGGGAAGGGTTACCTCTTACGGAGCAATTGCGAAATTCCTGGGGGCTCCCGGAGCTTCAAGACAGGTGGGCTGGGCCATGAATGGCGCAGGTAGTTTGAAACCTCCCGTGCCAGCACATCGAGTTGTAAACAGAAATGGAGAACTATCCGGCAAGCACTTTTTCACACCTCCTTCATTAATGGAAGATTTACTAAATCAAGAAGGAATTACCGTAGTAAACGATAAAATTCAGAATTTCAAGACACATTACTGGGATCCGGAAGTAGAGTTATTGTAG